In one Streptomyces sp. NBC_00597 genomic region, the following are encoded:
- a CDS encoding NAD(P)/FAD-dependent oxidoreductase codes for MDTYDVVVVGGGPAGEVVADRTVRSGLTAVVVEAEAVGGECSYHACVPSKALLRPGAARAAARSVDGARQAVTAALDPARVLARRDRFTGRGDDTGQVDWLDGAGIALVRGHGRLAGERRVEVTGADGTVRTLRARRAVVVCTGTGAVLPPIEGLDRIGVWTNRQATTADAVPARLVVIGGGVVACEMATAWRSLGSSVTLLVRDQALLTGWEPCAGEEVTRGLSDLGVTIRFGVSAVRVARDDTRTVTVDTDDGTTLVCDEVLAAVGRRPRTEDLGLDSVGLPAGDWLPVDDTCRVTAVEGEWLYAVGDVNHRAPLTHMAKYQARACAAAIAERAAGRPADTGGAQPWSAEADHFAVPQAVFTRPEVASVGLTERAARESGLAVRTVEYRIDDLAGAALHADDYRGLAKLVVDETRGVVVGCTLTGAMATELIHTATVAIVGEVPLERLWHAVPAFPTVSEVWLRLLEAYGL; via the coding sequence ATGGACACGTACGACGTCGTCGTGGTCGGCGGCGGTCCGGCCGGCGAGGTCGTCGCCGACCGCACCGTCCGGTCGGGGCTGACCGCCGTCGTCGTCGAGGCCGAGGCGGTCGGCGGCGAGTGCTCCTACCATGCCTGCGTGCCGAGCAAGGCCCTGCTGCGACCCGGCGCCGCCCGGGCGGCGGCCCGCTCGGTCGACGGGGCCCGGCAGGCGGTCACGGCGGCACTCGACCCGGCGCGCGTCCTGGCCCGCCGTGACCGCTTCACCGGGCGCGGCGACGACACCGGCCAGGTCGACTGGCTCGACGGTGCGGGCATCGCGCTCGTACGGGGGCACGGACGGCTCGCCGGTGAGCGCCGGGTGGAGGTGACCGGGGCCGACGGCACGGTCCGTACCCTGCGGGCCCGGCGCGCGGTCGTGGTCTGCACCGGCACGGGGGCCGTGCTGCCGCCGATCGAGGGGCTCGACCGGATCGGCGTGTGGACCAACAGGCAGGCCACCACGGCCGACGCGGTACCCGCTCGGCTCGTCGTCATCGGCGGGGGAGTGGTGGCCTGCGAGATGGCCACCGCGTGGCGCTCGCTCGGCTCCTCCGTCACCCTGCTCGTCCGAGACCAGGCCCTGCTGACCGGCTGGGAGCCGTGTGCCGGCGAAGAGGTCACCCGGGGTCTGAGCGATCTGGGCGTCACCATCCGCTTCGGGGTGTCGGCCGTCCGGGTCGCCCGTGACGACACCCGCACGGTGACCGTGGACACCGACGACGGCACCACCCTCGTCTGCGACGAAGTCCTCGCCGCCGTCGGCAGGCGCCCGCGCACCGAGGACCTCGGCCTGGACTCCGTCGGACTGCCGGCAGGCGACTGGCTCCCGGTCGACGACACGTGCCGGGTCACCGCGGTCGAGGGTGAATGGCTCTATGCCGTCGGCGACGTGAACCACCGCGCGCCGCTGACCCACATGGCCAAGTACCAGGCCCGTGCCTGCGCGGCGGCCATCGCCGAGCGAGCCGCTGGGCGCCCGGCCGATACCGGCGGCGCACAGCCGTGGAGCGCGGAAGCCGACCATTTCGCCGTCCCACAGGCCGTCTTCACCCGTCCCGAGGTCGCGAGCGTCGGTCTCACGGAACGCGCGGCACGCGAATCGGGTCTCGCGGTGCGCACGGTGGAGTACCGCATCGACGACCTCGCCGGGGCCGCGCTCCACGCGGACGACTACCGCGGCCTCGCCAAGCTCGTCGTCGACGAGACCCGAGGAGTCGTCGTCGGCTGCACGCTCACCGGCGCGATGGCGACCGAGCTCATCCACACGGCCACCGTCGCCATCGTGGGCGAGGTCCCCCTGGAACGCCTCTGGCACGCCGTGCCCGCCTTCCCGACGGTGAGCGAGGTCTGGCTACGGCTCCTGGAGGCGTACGGCCTCTGA
- a CDS encoding DoxX family membrane protein: MDTGILILRLLVGLLVAGHGVQKVSSHLGGKGLDGGTEEFRADGFRGGAFTALAAGGGQIGSGLLLAAGLLTPLAVTGTIGVMTVALTVKWRHGLWVQNDGYEYPLVLISTAAALAATGPGAWSLDASLGLTPYPLWWAALALVAGLGSGLLTRLVLYRPPAPAIAER; encoded by the coding sequence GTGGACACCGGCATTCTGATCCTGCGTCTGCTGGTGGGACTGCTCGTCGCCGGCCACGGTGTGCAGAAGGTCAGTTCACACCTGGGCGGCAAGGGACTCGACGGCGGTACCGAAGAGTTCCGCGCCGACGGTTTCCGCGGCGGTGCCTTCACCGCCCTCGCGGCGGGCGGCGGCCAGATCGGATCGGGCCTGCTGCTCGCCGCCGGCCTCCTGACCCCGCTCGCCGTGACCGGGACCATCGGGGTCATGACGGTCGCGCTCACCGTGAAATGGCGCCACGGGCTCTGGGTGCAGAACGACGGATACGAGTACCCGCTCGTCCTCATCAGCACCGCCGCCGCCCTCGCCGCCACCGGCCCCGGCGCCTGGTCCCTCGACGCGTCCCTCGGCCTCACGCCGTACCCGCTGTGGTGGGCCGCCCTCGCGCTCGTGGCCGGCCTCGGCAGTGGACTCCTCACCCGGCTCGTCCTGTACCGGCCCCCCGCCCCGGCGATCGCCGAGCGCTGA
- a CDS encoding DNA starvation/stationary phase protection protein, translated as MDTPTPPPGGGQPLLHQKGAETQAFGTLKQLPIGLGHDTRMYACQRLNRVLADTQILYSLYKKHHWLMRGATFYSLHLMLDKHAEAQLAIVDALAERVQSLGGVAVGDPRHVAELTSIPRPPDGVEPVPVMLSRLLDAHERILIDARDAAARLSGEGDEGSADLLVSDAVRTGEAQVWFLAEHLVNTPLVRG; from the coding sequence ATGGACACCCCCACGCCCCCGCCCGGCGGCGGCCAGCCGCTGCTGCACCAGAAGGGCGCCGAGACCCAGGCGTTCGGCACGCTCAAGCAGTTGCCGATCGGCCTCGGCCACGACACCCGCATGTACGCCTGCCAGCGGCTGAACCGCGTGCTCGCCGACACGCAGATCCTCTACTCCCTCTACAAGAAGCACCACTGGCTCATGCGCGGGGCCACCTTCTACTCGCTCCATCTCATGCTGGACAAGCACGCGGAGGCCCAATTGGCCATCGTGGACGCGCTGGCCGAGCGCGTCCAGAGCCTCGGCGGCGTCGCCGTCGGGGACCCGCGCCACGTCGCGGAGCTGACGTCGATCCCCCGTCCGCCGGACGGCGTCGAGCCGGTGCCCGTGATGCTGTCGCGGCTCCTGGACGCGCACGAGCGGATCCTGATCGACGCGCGGGACGCCGCCGCCCGGCTCTCCGGGGAGGGCGACGAGGGCAGCGCCGACCTGCTCGTCTCCGATGCCGTCCGTACCGGCGAGGCGCAGGTGTGGTTCCTGGCCGAGCACCTCGTGAACACCCCTCTGGTGCGCGGCTGA